The following DNA comes from bacterium.
ATGGAACGAGACAACACGGTCGTTGCATCCAAGTGAGCAAACGCCGTTGCCGGCGCCGGATCGGTCAAATCGTCCGCAGGCACGTAAATCGCCTGCACGGATGTGATCGAACCTTTTTTCGTTGACGTAATACGCTCCTGCAATTCGCCCATTTCCGTAGCAAGGTTCGGCTGATAACCTACAGCGGAAGGCATACGGCCCAACAATGCAGATACTTCGGAGCCGGCTTGCGTGAAACGGAAAATATTGTCGATAAAGAGCAGCACGTCGCGGCCTTCTTCGTCGCGGAAAAATTCCGCCATGGTCAATGCCGTCAGACCAACACGCTGACGAGCACCCGGCGGTTCATTCATCTGACCGAAAACAAGTGCGGTTTTATTGATAACGCCTGAATCCGTCATTTCGTGATACAAATCGTTACCTTCGCGAGTACGTTCACCGACGCCTGCAAACACGGAATAACCGCCGTGCTGCTTGGCAATGTTATTGATTAATTCCTGGATCAACACCGTTTTACCAACGCCGGCGCCGCCGAAAAGCCCGGTCTTTCCTCCGCGCAAATAGGGCTCGATCAAATCGACGACTTTGATGCCGGTTTCAAACATTTCGCTTTTCGTCGCCAGTTCGCTCAGCTTCGGAGCAGGACGGTGGATCGGATAAAGTTTTTCAGTTTTAACAGGACCTTTATTGTCGATCGGTTCGCCGATGATATTCATCAAACGTCCGAGAACCTGATCGC
Coding sequences within:
- the atpD gene encoding F0F1 ATP synthase subunit beta, translated to MNKGKIVQIIGPVVDVEFTGGHLPHIYNSNIVHLVDGKKLVLEVQQHLGENRVRAVAMDSTDGLVRGMEVEDTGNPIQVPVGDQVLGRLMNIIGEPIDNKGPVKTEKLYPIHRPAPKLSELATKSEMFETGIKVVDLIEPYLRGGKTGLFGGAGVGKTVLIQELINNIAKQHGGYSVFAGVGERTREGNDLYHEMTDSGVINKTALVFGQMNEPPGARQRVGLTALTMAEFFRDEEGRDVLLFIDNIFRFTQAGSEVSALLGRMPSAVGYQPNLATEMGELQERITSTKKGSITSVQAIYVPADDLTDPAPATAFAHLDATTVLSRSIAEMGIYPAVDPLDSTSRILDPQIVGQEHYDVAKRVQEILQKYKDLQDIIAILGMDELSDEDKVTVARARKIQRFLSQPFFVAEQFTGTPGRYVKKEDTVAGFKSIVNGEMDELPEQAFYMVGTIDEVVERAKQMRA